Proteins from a genomic interval of Aspergillus flavus chromosome 7, complete sequence:
- a CDS encoding ubiquitin fusion degradation protein UFD1-domain-containing protein encodes MSKESNLLRWSSPFKVTAPRRTPKLPGDKITLPQSALEQLLAAAPLQEVFPNRPARPYTAVFDPLNPRTHAGESRPHERVSERQHQLPHPLTFRIVNPKNGRAIYAGIREFSAEENEVGLSAFLRDALGIEDDQFPSETYGYWQTSELSETIDGTAESQPTSLAPDLAPLVTVHVEQLPKGAYVRLRPLEAGYDPEDWKALLERYLRDNFTTLSTGEVLQVSGGQHESFRFLVDKIEPAGDGICIIDTDLEVDIVALTEDQARETYRRRMEKASRAIGTQGDSSTGGVLSIGEKVYGLVVPGAYVDYEIREWDRRDPIIITVECAGDADVSLFVSPLTPRQRNRPREDQHLLSDFTTQPIKRVRIESTNVELEAAEALYVSVYAFDHREYSDEYPQNQELPLQYKLQISANQSVDSDEYSKNTSAHDNPNDIQCGNCQQWVPQRTLVLHESFCLRNNVLCPQCHNVFQKRSSEWQNHWHCTQDSSYGNGVLSKHKHDAIFHSQRSCRACGLEMEGLPRLAHHRITDCPEKPILCQFCHLVVPQKGETDPDMHDPEVLVSGLTPHELVDGGRTTECHLCNKIVRLRDMKTHLRHHDLERLSKPPPRVCLNRNCGRTLDGRSVQSASTPGIDTLGLCSFCFGSLYVDTYDPEGKALRRRIERRYLSQMMTGCGKPWCQNEYCKNGRRARQPSSIPMNVTPLESMSVANILATIKPVVDAICLQSGNLNTAPFYFCTDQLGQQRRILAEMIAAEGSVASGKEYDLPWCVASVEATGGDLIKAREWLENWAPTKNEEARVLC; translated from the coding sequence ATGTCTAAGGAATCAAATCTCTTGCGTTGGTCCTCGCCATTCAAGGTCACTGCGCCCCGCCGTACGCCCAAGCTGCCTGGCGACAAAATTACTTTGCCCCAGTCCGCCCTCGAGCAGCTCCTCGCAGCTGCCCCGCTTCAGGAGGTATTTCCAAATAGACCTGCGCGCCCATATACTGCGGTCTTTGATCCACTTAATCCGCGAACCCATGCGGGTGAGTCGCGACCACACGAACGAGTTTCAGAACGTCAACATCAGTTACCTCATCCGCTAACATTCCGTATTGTCAACCCCAAGAATGGCCGTGCGATATATGCCGGGATACGTGAGTTCTCCGCCGAAGAGAACGAAGTAGGTCTTAGTGCTTTCTTGAGAGACGCCTTAGGGATTGAAGACGACCAATTCCCGTCGGAGACGTATGGGTACTGGCAGACCTCGGAACTCTCGGAAACGATAGACGGCACTGCGGAATCGCAGCCTACTTCTTTAGCGCCAGACTTAGCTCCCTTAGTCACAGTCCATGTTGAACAGTTGCCCAAAGGAGCCTATGTTCGTCTCCGACCTCTCGAGGCTGGCTATGACCCAGAGGATTGGAAGGCTCTACTTGAACGATACTTGCGAGATAACTTCACGACATTAAGTACGGGGGAGGTCTTGCAGGTGTCGGGGGGTCAGCACGAGTCGTTTAGGTTCTTGGTGGACAAAATTGAGCCAGCGGGTGATGGCATCTGCATTATTGATACCGACTTGGAGGTAGACATTGTGGCCTTGACCGAAGATCAAGCCAGAGAGACCTACCGGAGGCGGATGGAGAAGGCATCTCGTGCCATTGGAACCCAGGGAGACTCGTCAACCGGCGGGGTACTTTCTATTGGAGAAAAAGTGTATGGCCTGGTAGTTCCAGGTGCATACGTTGACTACGAAATCCGCGAGTGGGATCGCAGAGACCCTATTATTATCACAGTCGAATGTGCGGGTGATGCAGACGTCTCTCTCTTTGTGAGCCCCCTTACCCCTCGCCAGAGGAACCGTCCTAGAGAAGACCAGCACCTTTTGAGTGACTTCACCACACAACCAATAAAGCGAGTTCGGATTGAGTCCACAAATGTAGAGCTGGAGGCGGCAGAGGCTCTATATGTATCGGTTTATGCATTCGACCATCGTGAATACAGCGATGAGTATCCACAGAACCAAGAGCTACCGCTGCAGTACAAGTTGCAGATCTCAGCTAATCAGTCTGTTGACTCCGACGAATATTCGAAGAATACATCAGCGCATGATAATCCGAATGACATTCAATGTGGCAATTGCCAACAGTGGGTGCCTCAGCGAACGCTAGTGCTGCACGAAAGCTTTTGTCTTCGGAACAATGTACTTTGCCCTCAGTGCCATAATGTATTCCAAAAGAGGTCATCTGAATGGCAGAATCATTGGCACTGTACTCAAGACTCATCTTATGGCAATGGTGTTTTAAGTAAGCACAAACATGATGCTATCTTCCACTCCCAGCGGTCATGTCGCGCTTGTGGGCTCGAGATGGAGGGTCTTCCGCGACTCGCTCATCACCGCATAACAGACTGTCCAGAAAAACCAATCTTATGCCAATTTTGTCATCTTGTAGTCCCCCAGAAAGGCGAGACAGATCCCGATATGCACGACCCAGAAGTCCTGGTCTCTGGACTCACCCCGCATGAACTGGTTGACGGTGGTCGAACAACGGAATGTCACCTGTGTAACAAAATTGTTCGACTACGCGACATGAAGACTCATTTGCGTCATCACGACCTGGAACGCTTGTCCAAACCCCCACCCCGCGTTTGCCTGAACCGAAATTGTGGTCGTACACTTGATGGGCGCAGTGTACAAAGTGCATCCACGCCAGGCATTGATACATTAGGCCTCTGCAGTTTTTGCTTCGGTTCACTATATGTGGATACGTATGACCCTGAAGGAAAAGCACTCCGCCGTCGCATCGAGCGTCGATACCTTTCGCAAATGATGACTGGGTGTGGGAAGCCCTGGTGTCAGAATGAGTACTGCAAGAATGGGAGACGGGCCAGACAGCCTTCCTCCATACCAATGAATGTCACTCCGCTGGAATCGATGAGCGTAGCAAATATTCTAGCCACAATCAAACCCGTCGTCGACGCCATATGTCTGCAGAGCGGTAATCTAAACACTGCGCCGTTTTACTTTTGCACCGACCAATTGGGCCAGCAGCGTCGCATACTCGCGGAGATGATAGCGGCCGAAGGTTCCGTGGCTAGCGGCAAAGAGTATGATTTACCATGGTGTGTGGCGTCCGTTGAAGCCACGGGAGGGGATCTCATCAAAGCACGGGAATGGTTAGAGAACTGGGCACCTACGAAGAACGAGGAAGCTCGTGTTCTATGTTAG